A genomic stretch from Octopus sinensis linkage group LG14, ASM634580v1, whole genome shotgun sequence includes:
- the LOC115218941 gene encoding histidine-rich glycoprotein-like, whose amino-acid sequence MLIPTSLDSITTAQHNTSTLQHHTTLQHNTNTQRNTTKQRHNTTQQCHNTTPQNNATTKQHRRTTPQRHNTTQHYNIAQHHLTTHQHNTTSQHANTTNQHHNTLTHKRYSKSTPPHNTSTPQHNTLRHNTSMLKHDTTTQHHHYTTHQYHQHNVPTRPHNTPTLLYITATPAQHNTST is encoded by the coding sequence ATGCTAATACCAACATCATTAGACAGTATAACAACAGCACAGCACAACACATCAACACTGCAACATCACACAACACTACAACACAATACCAACACACAACGCAACACCACAAAACAGCGTCACAATACAACACAACAATGCCACAACACAACACCTCAAAACAACGCCACAACAAAGCAACATCGTCGCACAACACCTCAGcgccacaacacaacacaacactacAATATCGCACAACACCATCTCACAACACATCAACACAACACCACCTCACAACACGCCAACACCACTAATCAACATCACAACACACTAACACATAAGCGCTACAGCAAATCAACACCACCTCACAACACATCAACGCCACAACATAATACATTACGACACAACACATCAATGCTAAAACACGATACCACGACACAACACCACCATTACACAACGCATCAATATCACCAGCACAACGTACCCACACGCCCACACAATACACCAACACTCCTCTATATCACTGCAACTCCAGCACAACACAATACTAGCACATAA